In Halosegnis marinus, one genomic interval encodes:
- a CDS encoding metallophosphoesterase family protein — MSGTSEDVGVALAADGPAAGRLTADDFSAAVAPHVRRIDPTDYDDVYVVGDVHGCRAELETLLDRLDLGDDDLVVFVGDLVRKGPDSHGVVDLVRSLPNAVSVRGNNEDKLIHGRKDLPAVTDPFDDYLDAMPVALLLGDAMVVHGGVDPRRALDEHDIEDLLNFRSVPPEAGYDGPFWWEEYEGPTRVFFGHTVLDEPVVSEHAVGLDTGCVYGGALTAYDLKGDRVVAVPAEREYQPRADRKIIEPPAPYRG, encoded by the coding sequence ATGTCTGGCACTTCGGAGGATGTGGGTGTCGCGCTCGCCGCCGACGGGCCGGCGGCGGGCCGCCTCACGGCCGACGACTTCTCCGCGGCCGTCGCGCCGCACGTTCGCCGAATCGACCCGACCGACTACGACGACGTGTACGTCGTCGGCGACGTCCACGGCTGTCGCGCCGAACTGGAGACGCTGCTCGACCGCCTCGACCTCGGCGACGACGACCTCGTCGTCTTCGTCGGCGACCTCGTCCGCAAGGGACCGGACTCCCACGGCGTCGTGGACCTCGTCCGCTCGCTCCCGAACGCCGTCTCCGTCCGCGGCAACAACGAGGACAAGCTCATCCACGGCCGGAAGGACCTGCCCGCGGTCACCGACCCGTTCGACGACTACCTCGACGCGATGCCCGTCGCGCTGCTGCTCGGCGACGCGATGGTCGTCCACGGCGGCGTCGACCCGCGCCGCGCGCTCGACGAACACGACATCGAGGACCTGCTGAACTTCCGCTCGGTCCCCCCGGAAGCGGGCTACGACGGCCCGTTCTGGTGGGAGGAGTACGAGGGGCCGACCCGGGTCTTCTTCGGCCACACCGTGCTCGACGAGCCGGTCGTCTCCGAGCACGCCGTCGGGCTCGACACCGGCTGTGTGTACGGCGGCGCGCTCACCGCCTACGACCTGAAGGGCGACCGGGTCGTCGCCGTCCCGGCCGAGCGCGAGTACCAGCCCCGTGCCGACCGGAAGATAATCGAACCGCCGGCCCCGTACAGGGGGTGA
- the map gene encoding type II methionyl aminopeptidase: MSDTDLDAEKYEKHRQAGAILAQVRDEAAERTEVGTGYLEISEWAENRIRELGEERGVPAEPAFPVNVSVDHEAAHGAAAPGDDRTIGEEMVKLDIGVQVDGWLADTAVTVDFTGNTELVEAAEQALEAALDAVGPGVHTGEIGAEIEDVIDGYGYNPVVNLTGHGLGHWDQHTAPNIPNRAVESGVELEVGDVVAVEPFATDGGGKVTEGQQEEIYALEKEASVRNRQARQALEQIVEEFRTLPFARRWLDTSRAEMALRRLQQQGVVHGYPVLQEDKGRLVSQREHTLIVTEDGCEVTTR, from the coding sequence ATGAGCGACACGGACCTCGACGCGGAGAAGTACGAGAAACACCGGCAGGCGGGGGCGATACTGGCGCAGGTGCGCGACGAGGCCGCCGAGCGGACGGAGGTCGGCACCGGCTACCTGGAGATATCCGAGTGGGCGGAGAACCGCATCCGCGAGCTGGGCGAGGAGCGGGGCGTCCCGGCCGAGCCCGCGTTCCCGGTCAACGTCAGCGTGGACCACGAGGCGGCCCACGGCGCGGCCGCGCCCGGCGACGACCGGACCATCGGCGAGGAGATGGTGAAGCTCGACATCGGCGTGCAGGTGGACGGCTGGCTGGCCGACACGGCCGTCACCGTCGACTTCACCGGGAACACGGAGCTGGTGGAGGCCGCCGAGCAGGCGCTGGAGGCCGCGCTCGACGCCGTCGGACCGGGCGTCCACACGGGCGAGATCGGCGCCGAGATAGAGGACGTCATCGACGGCTACGGCTACAACCCCGTCGTGAACCTGACGGGCCACGGCCTCGGCCACTGGGACCAGCACACGGCGCCGAACATCCCGAACCGGGCGGTGGAGTCGGGGGTCGAACTCGAAGTCGGCGACGTGGTCGCCGTCGAGCCGTTCGCCACCGACGGCGGCGGGAAGGTCACGGAGGGCCAGCAGGAGGAGATATACGCCCTCGAGAAGGAAGCCTCCGTCCGCAATCGACAGGCCCGGCAGGCGCTCGAACAGATCGTCGAGGAGTTCCGCACGCTCCCCTTCGCGCGCCGCTGGCTCGACACCTCGCGCGCGGAGATGGCGCTTCGTCGGCTCCAGCAACAGGGCGTCGTCCACGGCTACCCGGTGCTCCAGGAGGACAAGGGACGGCTCGTTTCGCAGCGCGAGCACACGCTCATCGTGACGGAGGACGGCTGCGAAGTGACGACGCGGTAG